One segment of Polyangiaceae bacterium DNA contains the following:
- a CDS encoding ATP-binding protein, producing MPDEFFDRERELAALDAAWRSPGSSLVLLWGRRRTGKTSLLGRFVGSKRAIFYGATEQAPAAELEAFSKAARDALRPSGTDFLAHGHFTDWATAFDYLVQRAQREKLAVVIDEFPYLVDADPSLPSILQRFWDHLGRRSKLKLILCGSAQAVMEELQADRAPLFGRVDVRLQLRPFSHSEAALFTPRLPPEQKAIAYGVLGGMPTYLSRWRDDLGHRANLRHLFGNSASPLLEEGEYVLSNELHEGAGYFRILRAIASGNRTYSGIRRFADIDVQRQLERLIQVGLVERVVPITENPSRTKRAVYRIADNFLSFWFRFVYRHRADVARGLGKEVVDRTILPGLDDYMGEPWEEMCREHIRHMAAKGTLPVVVSSVGRWWSTDNTVEIDIVGLDGGKVVLAGSVKWAKAVESRELERLRRATESLPNRASRMQLVLCARQRLPKVDALCLSARDVFAGE from the coding sequence GTGCCCGACGAGTTCTTCGACCGCGAGCGCGAGTTGGCTGCCTTGGATGCTGCCTGGCGTTCGCCCGGCTCGAGCCTCGTTCTGCTGTGGGGTCGCCGCCGAACGGGCAAGACGAGCTTGCTCGGGCGCTTTGTGGGGAGTAAGCGCGCGATCTTCTACGGCGCAACGGAGCAGGCTCCCGCCGCGGAATTGGAGGCGTTTTCGAAAGCGGCCCGGGATGCGCTGCGGCCGTCTGGCACGGACTTCCTTGCACACGGTCATTTCACAGATTGGGCGACGGCATTCGACTACCTTGTCCAGCGCGCGCAGCGGGAGAAGCTAGCCGTCGTCATCGACGAGTTTCCCTACCTCGTCGACGCCGACCCGTCCTTGCCATCGATCTTGCAGCGCTTCTGGGACCACCTCGGCCGACGTAGCAAGCTCAAGCTGATTCTCTGCGGGTCTGCACAGGCTGTGATGGAAGAACTGCAGGCCGATCGAGCCCCGCTGTTCGGTCGTGTCGATGTACGGCTGCAGCTCCGACCCTTCTCTCATAGTGAGGCAGCGTTGTTTACGCCCCGACTCCCGCCCGAGCAGAAGGCGATTGCATACGGCGTGCTTGGTGGCATGCCCACGTACCTGTCGCGCTGGCGGGACGATCTCGGCCACCGCGCGAACCTGCGGCACCTCTTCGGCAACTCCGCATCGCCGCTGCTCGAGGAAGGTGAGTACGTGCTGAGCAACGAGTTGCACGAAGGTGCAGGGTATTTCCGCATCCTCCGGGCCATCGCTTCGGGAAACAGGACGTACTCGGGTATCCGTCGCTTCGCGGACATTGATGTACAGCGGCAGCTCGAGCGACTCATCCAGGTGGGGCTGGTCGAGCGAGTCGTTCCGATCACAGAGAACCCAAGCCGGACCAAACGAGCGGTCTATCGTATTGCCGACAACTTCCTCTCCTTCTGGTTCCGCTTCGTGTATCGACACCGGGCGGACGTTGCGCGCGGTCTAGGAAAGGAAGTCGTGGATCGGACCATTCTTCCAGGCCTTGACGACTACATGGGGGAACCGTGGGAGGAGATGTGTCGGGAGCACATACGCCACATGGCGGCGAAGGGTACTTTGCCCGTGGTCGTTTCTAGCGTGGGTCGATGGTGGAGTACCGACAACACGGTCGAGATAGACATCGTCGGCCTGGACGGCGGCAAGGTCGTGCTTGCGGGTTCCGTCAAATGGGCCAAGGCGGTCGAAAGCAGGGAACTCGAAAGGCTTCGGCGAGCGACAGAGTCGCTTCCCAACCGAGCGAGTCGCATGCAGCTGGTCCTCTGCGCTCGACAGCGCTTGCCCAAGGTAGACGCCCTGTGCTTGTCGGCGCGGGACGTGTTCGCTGGCGAATAG
- a CDS encoding MopE-related protein — protein sequence MGRSVAVWLFLATTACAGQQTEDARPKPSADAGVDAAQDGPTGIADSGIFPSTDGGPCQAGATGACYTGPPATRNIGVCKDGTTTCDKGEWQACVGDTLPGTEVCNEIDDDCDGTVDEGCSCVSGTTRACYSGPSGTEGNGGCKGGTQNCAGGSWETLCVGESLPKVESCNGQDDDCDGNLDNGNPGGGASCTTGQPGVCKDGTMRCSAGKVSCQPNTPASSEQCNLLDDNCNGSCDESAGCRIGVHRSLNSGISAHFYTTSLSEASSSGYTIEYQNFYYLYKTALTGMTSFYRCLKANGKHFYTAASNCEGGGTSEGAMGFIGTASTGCQSTPLYRLYHSGVGDHFYTTTTSERDYAVSIGYKYESIAGYVWTAP from the coding sequence ATGGGTCGTTCCGTGGCGGTGTGGCTATTCCTTGCCACCACCGCGTGCGCGGGACAGCAAACTGAAGACGCGAGACCCAAACCCAGCGCGGACGCCGGCGTCGACGCTGCACAGGATGGCCCGACAGGCATAGCGGACAGCGGCATCTTCCCTTCCACGGACGGTGGCCCCTGCCAAGCGGGCGCAACCGGCGCGTGCTACACCGGCCCGCCTGCGACGCGAAACATTGGCGTGTGCAAGGACGGCACGACCACTTGCGACAAGGGAGAATGGCAAGCGTGCGTGGGGGACACGCTGCCTGGAACCGAAGTCTGCAACGAGATCGACGACGACTGCGACGGCACCGTGGACGAGGGCTGCAGCTGCGTGAGCGGGACCACGCGCGCATGCTACTCCGGCCCGTCGGGCACCGAAGGCAACGGTGGATGCAAGGGTGGAACACAGAACTGCGCCGGCGGCAGCTGGGAGACCCTGTGCGTCGGCGAATCGCTGCCCAAAGTCGAAAGCTGCAATGGTCAGGACGACGATTGCGACGGCAACCTGGACAACGGCAACCCGGGTGGCGGCGCCAGTTGCACGACCGGGCAACCCGGCGTCTGCAAGGACGGCACGATGCGCTGCAGCGCTGGCAAGGTGTCGTGCCAGCCCAACACGCCTGCGTCGAGCGAGCAGTGCAATCTACTGGACGACAACTGCAACGGCAGCTGCGACGAAAGTGCCGGCTGCCGCATCGGCGTGCATCGCAGCCTGAACAGCGGGATCAGCGCGCACTTCTACACCACGAGTCTGAGTGAAGCGAGTTCGAGCGGCTACACCATCGAGTATCAGAACTTCTACTATCTGTACAAGACCGCGCTGACCGGGATGACTTCCTTCTATCGCTGTCTCAAAGCCAACGGAAAGCACTTCTACACCGCGGCATCCAACTGCGAGGGCGGCGGAACGAGCGAAGGAGCCATGGGATTCATCGGCACTGCGTCGACGGGCTGTCAGTCGACGCCGCTGTATCGCCTCTACCACTCCGGCGTGGGTGATCACTTCTACACCACCACCACGAGCGAGCGCGACTACGCAGTCAGCATCGGATACAAGTACGAATCCATCGCCGGCTACGTGTGGACCGCGCCGTAG
- a CDS encoding DUF393 domain-containing protein — protein MYDGVFEVFYDGDCPLCMREIRMLMRVDRNARIKFTDIAQPTFDPAAIGTSYEALMERIHGRMPDGSWVQGVEVFRQLYARVGLAPLVAVTRAPGVRAALDWGYRKFAQNRLKWTGRCTDACPVPPRRSERAA, from the coding sequence ATGTACGACGGCGTTTTCGAGGTTTTCTACGACGGGGATTGCCCGCTTTGCATGCGGGAGATCCGCATGCTGATGCGGGTGGATCGCAACGCGCGCATCAAGTTCACTGACATCGCGCAGCCAACCTTCGACCCCGCCGCGATCGGCACCAGCTACGAAGCACTCATGGAGCGGATCCACGGACGCATGCCCGACGGCAGCTGGGTGCAGGGAGTCGAAGTGTTCCGACAGCTCTACGCGCGCGTCGGACTGGCGCCGCTGGTTGCCGTCACCCGAGCGCCTGGGGTGCGGGCGGCGCTGGATTGGGGCTATCGCAAGTTCGCGCAGAACCGGTTGAAGTGGACCGGGCGCTGCACCGACGCATGCCCGGTTCCACCGCGTCGATCGGAACGAGCCGCCTAG